In Arcanobacterium canis, the sequence GAGCTTCGACCGCAGCTACTGCAAAACTTTCCCACCACCTCCGGATGATTCTCACTGTGTGGACATACATTGTTCACACGCACACCACCCCGTAAACTTAACCGCATGGATAAATACCTCCACCTTGAAGAGTCAGATTCAGCCACGATGGAGTGGGTGGAAACGCACTCAACAAACACACTCAATCACTTTGCAGGCGAAAAATTTGACGCACGCCGTGACGAACTCGACGCTATCTTGTCAGCTTCCGACCACCTCATTGTGGCGACGAAACGCGGCGACTACGCCTATAACTTTCACAGCGATGGCGAACACCCGCGCGGCTTGTGGCGACGCGCCACATGGAGCGCATACCTCAACTACGTCAGCCCGGAAACTGAACCGGAATGGGATGTTCTCCTCGACGTTGACGCTCTAGGCCGCAGCGAAGGTCGCTCGTGGGTTTTCCGTGGGGCGCAGCTCCTGCGCCCCGATTACACGCGCGCTCTCGTTACGCTGTCCGACGGTGGTCAAGACGCGTCTGTCACGCGCGAATTTGACATCCCTTCTCGCGCATTCGTTAATCCATCCGACTCCTTCGTGAAGCCCGAATCGAAGGGCACGATGCAGTGGTACGACATTGACACCACGGTGGTGGCGGCAGACTTCTCTTCTGCTGACGCCACGGATAACGGCCCGTACGTCACCACCTCCGGATACCCGATTTCGGCACGCCTGTGGTTACGCGGAATCCCACTTTCCGCGGCCGCCGAAATTATCCGTGGCGAGACCACCGACGTCCTCGTCGGCGCTCACTACGACACAACGCCCGGTTACGAACGCCTCGTGGCGTACCGAATTCCTGATTTCCGCACCTCAATCGTGTACGTCGTTAACCCCTACACGCTCGAAAAAACGAAACTTGCACTGCCCGAAACCGCTGAAGTGTCGCTATGGCACGAGTGGGCGCTGGCTGATCTCCGTTACGATTGGAACGTGAACGGGCAAACTTTCCCCGCCGGATCACTCATTGCAGTACCGCTTGAGCAGGCACTTTCTGGCGACATCACAGACACTCACGCACTTTTCACTCCAACGCCGTCAACTTCGTTGGTCGGTATTTGTGCTCTACACACATCTCTCGTTTTAACCACGCTCGACAACGTCTCCAACTCGCTCCACCTTGCCACACCGACGTCGCAAACGTGGGCGGTGACGAAACTGGACACACAGCTGGGCGACTTCCTGTCGATCTCCGTCGGCGCCGTCGAACCCGACGCTAGCGACGATGTGTGGGTCACGGCTTCCGGCTTCACCACACCGACCACTCTTTTCCGCGGCACAATCGAGAATGGCAAGCTTCAGTTACACAAGTTGCGTAGTGCTCCGGCGCGTTTCAACGCTGATGGGCTCGAGGTTCGCCAACGTTGGGTTATTTCCGACGACGGCACGAAGGTTCCCTACTTTGTGATCGGCCAGGCAAGCGCGCTCGACGGCGATGCGCCAGTGCGCACACTACTGGACGGCTACGGCGGGTTCGAAGTTTCGCGTCTTCCGGGGTATGTGGCAACCTACGGCAAGGAATGGCTTGAACGTGGTGGCGTGTACGCCGTCGCCAATATTCGGGGTGGTGGTGAATTCGGCCCGAGCTGGCACCAGGCTGCCCTCCGCGAAGGACGCCATCTGGCCTATGAAGATTTCGCGGCAGTTGCGCGCGATCTCGTCGAGGCAGGAATCACCACCGTCCCTCAGCTCGCCGCAATCGGTGGGTCGAACGGTGGAATGTTGATGGGAAACATGTACACCACATATCCGCAGCTCTTCGGTGCAATCGTATGCCGCGTGCCACTGCTCGATATGAAGCGCTTCTCGCACCTCCTCGCGGGAGCTTCATGGATGGACGAGTACGGAAACCCCGACACCGCTGATTGGGATTACCTCAAGGCCTACTCTCCGTACCACAACGTCGGCGACGGGCCACACCCGCCAATCTTGCTCACCACGTCAACACGTGATGACCGTGTTCATCCCGGTCACGCCCGCAAGTTCATGGCACTTCTTAAGGAAAAGGGATTCGACGCCCTCTACTATGAGAACACCGAGGGCGGGCACGCTGGCGCAGCTGATCCAGTTCAGCAATCGCTCATGCTTGCATTAATTTTCTCGTTCCTGGATGAAAAGCTCGCTTGAGATACGCAACCGGCGTCGGCGTAATCTGCCGATGCCGGTTGCGTATCTTGGCATTCCGGCGCGCGTGGCGATGAAAACCCGTGCAATAATTGCAGTATGACTTACACACTTGGTGTTGATATCGGTGGTACGAAGATCGCCGGCGGCGTCGTTAATGAAGACGGCGAAATTGTTGCAATGACTCGCAAGCCCACGCCTGCACTCGATCCTGATTCCACTGCTGGCACAGTAGTTGCTGTCATCGAGGAGCTGCGCAAGAGCTACGACGTCGAGGCAATCGGAATTGGCTGCGCAGGTTTCGTGGCGAGCGATCACCGCAAGATCGCATTCGCACCCAATTTGAATTGGCGCAATGAACCACTTGCGGACAAGGTCGAAGCCGGAGTTGGGCTACCTGTTTATCTTGAAAATGATGCCAATGCGGCCGCTTGGGGTGAATACCGTTATGGTGCTGGGCGCGACCATGCCTCCGCCGTCGCCGTGACAGTCGGTACGGGCATCGGTGGTGGAATCATCATGGACGGTCACCTGATCTCTGGCTCCTTCGGGCTTGCCGGAGAAATCGGACACCTCAATATGGTTCCTGACGGCTTGCAGTGTGGGTGTGGCCAGCTGGGATGCTGGGAAGTGTACGCCTCAGGCAATGCGCTTGTGCGCATCGCCAAGCAATATGCACTCTCTCAACTTGAGAAGGGCGAAAGCTCGCACATTCTCGAACTTGCGGGCGGCGACATCGACGCCATCAACGGGTTGATGGTCACGGCTGCGGCTGCTGAGGGCGAAGCTGGAGCGATTGACTTGTTTCATCAGGTTGGCACTTGGCTTGGTCGGGGTATGGCAGACCTTTCCGCAATCCTTGATCCACAGATGTACATCGTGGCGGGCGGAGTGTCCGAGGCGGGAAATCTTCTCCTCGATCCCACGCGCGCAGCTTTCCTGAAGTATCTCACTGCAGCGAATTCACGCGAGGTTGCTCCCATCGTCCAAGCACAGCTCGGAAACGATGCCGGCATGATCGGCGCAGCAGATCTCGCGCGTGGGCTGCTTGCCTAATCACGCCCGAAAAGAGGACGGATACGCCTCACAAGGAACAAAAAGAGAAACCACCGGCCCTTGATGTAAAGTTTCTTTTACTGTAAAGTTTGCTTTACTTTAATCCTCTGGTGAAAGGACGCCGGAAATGTCAAAGGAAAAGACTCCCAGATTTGGGCGAGTCAAATTCGGTTCGGGAGAGCGCCGTTCCGCGCTCTCGATTTCGATACCGGTGGGCATCATTCTCGCAGCTCTCATTTCAATTCTTCCCCCTCTTTTCCGTACTGACGATCTGGCCCGGTGGATCGCTTTTCTCATCTTCTTTATCTCCGCCACTCCGGTGTGTGTGGCGATTGTGTGGGTGTGTGTCATCGACCTCAAAACTATTCCAGGACGACTAGCCAAGCCAGAGGAATCCGTTGAATCTCAGTGGGCGAGTAAAGCGGCCGAAAACACTTTCTACCTAATTCTCGGTGGACTTGGACTGGTCACCGCCGGATTCTCAATTTTTGGAGCTGGCGGTGTCGCCGAGATTCTCTTCTGGGTTCTGCTCGGCATCACATGTATCTACGGGCTTTTCTACGCTTGGGCAAAGTACGGAAAGTGACATGCGCAATTCACTCATTACTCTGCGAAAAGAACACGGTTACTCCCAAGAAGATCTTGCACAGTTACTCGGCGTCTCACGTCAAACAATCATCTCGATTGAGAAGGGCCGCTTCGACCCGTCTTTGCCACTCGCTTTTGCCATTGCACGGGTATTTCACTTATGCATCGAAGATATTTTCACCCCTGACGAGTAAGCCCAATGGCCTTAATCACGCTCACAGTTGGCTCGTTCCTCGCGCGTCACAAACCACACGGACGCTGAAACCAGAAGCATGACGCCGGTGAGCGCGAATGCCACACCGAAACCAGCGACGTCGGCGATCCAGCCGGCAACCACTGGCCCGAGAATCTGCCCGAAATCACCCGCCTGTTGGAAGGTTGAAAACACACGAGAACCTTGCCTTGCCCCGACGACGTCGGCAACGGCTCCCTGCTGGGACGGCATCACGAAACCTGCGCCGATTCCCGCAACGAATGAGGCGACGATCAAGAACCATATGCTGCTCATCCAGCCAAATCCAAAGGTGAAAATTCCTGAGATCGCCAAACCGAAGACAAGTAAAGGCCGCCGCCCATAGAAATCGCTCCACGCGCCAGCTCGGATCAAAGCAATCGCGTTACCTGCTGCGAATGCCGTCATGATGCCTCCGGCCACCCACTGTTGTGTTGCCACCGCTGCAGCGAGGAGAGGAACGAGCGATACTCGCACGCCGAAGTCAGCCCAGCCTTCAGCAAAAGAACTGACGAGAACCGCACGGAACCTGCGATCTTCCCATGCCTCACGCACACTCATGGGAGAGCGATCGACGCCTGATCTCACCTGCGCTCGGGCGCTCGCCCGTTGCGTGAGCATCCGCCGCCCCACCGGCGCAACGCTCACACCCGCGTCGGGACGAATGAGCACTCCGACAAGCAACATCGCAACGAACAGCGAACCCGCATAGATAAAGAACGGAGCGCGGTAGCCCAGTGGCGTGATAAATGCGCCGATCGCTGGCCCGCCGATATTTCCCACCAGCCACCCAGCGCCGTAGAGCGCGCTCGCACGGCCGCGAGCGCCAGCAGGTGCCACACGAAAAATTAAGCTCATCGCCGCAACGGAGAAAATCACTGAGCCTACTCCACCCAGGCCGCGATAAAGAACCAAATGGGAATAATCATTTGCCAGACCTGTAGCAACAGACGAGACGCCCACTAAACCGATGCCGAGCATGTACATCGCGCGTTCGCCGAACTTCGTGGTCATACAGCCTGAAACTGGCGCAAAGACAAGCCGTGTCAAAGCAAATGCGCTAACAACAATGCCTGCTTGAAAGGTGGTGGCCCCGAGCGTCGAAGCAAAAATCGTGAGCACGGGAGCCACGATTCCGAACCCGAGTGACACAATCACTGCAGAGGCGACGAGCACCCAAATTTCACGAGGCATTTTTGTTTTCGGCATGGTGACTATTATCCCAGGTGTCCCCATAGACGACACCTGGGACACAGCCGGCCCTTGTCACAACCTTGTGTCACAGAAACCGCAACGAGGCCCTTCAGGCGATGCATAAGCAAACGGAACAGCACTTCGGTCAGATCGGCTGACACACCTGGGGTTCGGGCAGTCCCCCGCAGGAGCCTGTTCGCGGATACGCTCCGGGCGCACCTCCGCTTCTGGACGTTGCTCGGCGTCGCGAAGAAGAAAATCAATCAACGCCATACGAATCAACATGCCGTCTCGGGTCTGTCCGAAATAACGAGCACGCGGATCAGAATCGACATCCGTGGCAATTTCATTGACACGTGGCAAGGGGTGCATCACGATCATGTCCGGTCGGGCATAACGCATCACATCGGCGTCCAGGACAAACACTTCCTTCAAACGCTCATACATCACCGGATCACCGAAACGCTCTTTTTGGATGCGCGTCATGTACAACACATCTGCCTGCGACACTGCTTCAGCTAGCGAGGACACCTCGATTACCTCAGTGCCATTGGCACGCAGGTGGCGCACAGTGCGCTCACCAAGAGCAAGCTCCGGAGGGCTCACGGCAACAATGCGGTTACCTTCGAAACGAGAAAGCGCGGAGATCAGCGAGTGGACAGTTCGCGAATAGTGGAGATCACCAGCGAATGCCACTGTGAGGTGGCCGAAACGGCCAAACTCTCGGTGAATCGTCAACAATTCGGTCAGCGTTTGCGTGGGGTGGAAGTGCCCGCCGTCGCCGGAGTTGACCACCGGCACAGTTGCCGCTTCAGCAGCGACAAGGGCACTGCCGTCGGCTGGGTGGCGGATGGTGAGCAGATCAGCATATTCGCCGACGACGCGGGCCGTGTCGGCAACTGTCTCACCTTTAGCCGCACCGGAGGATCCTCCGTCGGCCACAGAGATCGTTGCGCCTCCTAGCCGAGCCATTGCAGCTTCGAAGCTCAGTCGAGTGCGAGTGGAGGGTTCGAAGAAAAGTGTCGCCAAGAGCTTGCCGCGAGCGCGATCCGCCCAGGCTGCTGGATTCGCCGCAATTTCTTCGCCCGTTGCAATAAGCTGGCGGATTTCCTCTAGCGTGAAATCTGCGATGTCGATAATCGAACGCATCGGCCCCTCCTCCATGATGTGCGTGTAACACGCGTGACTCTAACAAAGGCAAAACCTCTACACAAGGTACCGGGATTGAAGCGGGGCAGGTTTTTCTCGACGTTTACCCTCAAAGTTTCCAGGATCCCCATGTCCTCTTCCCAGGCACGTCTGCGTATGCGTACTAAGATGTCACCTATGGCCACACATATGACTGAGCCTCTACGGCGTATGGCGGACGGCACGATCAAACAGATCAACCCTTTTTCCGGAACCGAAGTTTGGACGGTACCAGGACGCGCAAACCGCCCCATTGCACATCCAGTAGAAAATCCAGAGCCGATCAACCCCGATGAACTGGGGCACTACTGTATTTTCTGCAAACAACGGGTGCTCGACACCCCGCCAGAAAAATCGAGGATCGTTCCCGGATCACATGAGATTATTCAACACGCCGGGGTGAATGCCCTCAGCCAAGAGTGGCAGTTCCGCAGGGTGGCAAACCTCTATGAAATCCTGACGTTTGACTATTGGGCGAAAAACTATGGCTACCAGCTTCCGCGCGATGTCCAATCGTGGATGGAGTCCTACCTCGCCGACCCTGCAGGCCGCGCGCATGTCACTGGGGTTCTCCGCGCCAAATTCAAAGATGAAAACTTTGAGGCGAAAACTGAAGCAGAGCTTCACGACGCTGCTCTCTCCCTTTTCGGCGGAGGTCACGATCTCATTCTGGCTCGACGTCACTTCGTTAAGGGCGCGAAAGACACCTCACAGCTTGCTTCGTCGGGAACGCTCACCCTGGAAGAACATGAAGCTTACTTCAGACTCACGACGAGCGCGATGCACGATCTGTACCGCAACCGCTACGTACGTTACGTCCAAGTCTTCCAAAACTGGATGAAGCAGGCCGGAGCCTCGCTCGATCACCTGCATAAACAACTCGTGGCAATCGACCAGCGCACCCCGAACCAGGCGTACGAAATCGAACGCACCCGCGAAAACCCCAACTACTACAACGAATGGGGCGTGGACTACGCCGGATACCAGAACCTGACAATCGCCGAGAACGACTACGCAGTGGCTATCGCCGGTTTCGGACATCGCTATCCCACGTTAGAGATTTGGTCAAAGTCGGCTTCATGCCAACCATGGGAACATTCGCCGGCAGAACTTCGCGGAGTCTCAGATTTGGTGCAGGCAATGCACGCGGCGACTGGCCCTGACGTGCCGTGCAATGAGGAATGGTTCGCCAAGCCGATCGATTCAGATGTGGATATTCCCTGGAGAATCCTGATCAAATGGCGTGTTTCCACACTTGCCGGTTTCGAAGGCGGCACGAAGATCTACGTCAACACGATTGACCCCTGGGCCTTGCGTGACCGCGTGGTCCCTCGTCTCCTTGAACTTCGTGCTGAGGGAGTAATCGCGTCAAACATCAACATTGCCACTGAGTGCCAGATTGAACGCAACTGTCTCAAATACAACCGGTTCCTTCAAAGATAAAAATCTCGCCGGCGTCGGGAGATGTTTGCCGACGCCGGCGAGATTTTTACTGCTATGCCCGCTCAGGCTTCCAGTGTGGTGTTCTGGCGCCCTGCATACCACTTTTGAGTTTTGCGGCGAACCGCTTCCGTGACTGCTGCATTCACTGCCGCTGTCACTACCGCAAACATCACGATCTGCGACGCTGACTTTTCCAAATCTGAATCATCGCCGGCGGGCTTTTGCTTGCCGAAGCCCTTTTCCCAAATAACGTCGGTGACTTTCTGAGCGACGAAACCTGCCGCAGCACCTGTCGCAAGCGAGATGAGTTTCCATCCAAGATTCATTGTTCCTCCTTGACATCCCTAGCGTCCATCGTACCGTGAGCGAATAGAGCATAGCGCGCGATTCGCAATACGCATAGTTTGTGTCACATGAGGAAAGTTATCGCCGCTCCATTTCGTAGTCCTCAGCCAACTCGTCAATGACATACTCTTCACGCCTCACATGCCCTGTTCGATACGCAGCTCGCGCAAGAACATGCGCAGAGATTGGAGCCGTCACCAGCTGAAAGACGATCACCAACAGCATCGTCCAGGTGATCTGCGAGGAACGAACAACCAATGCAATACCCACAAAATACAGAAGCAATGATAGAACCTGCGGTTTTGTCGCGACGTGTTGCCGCGCAAGGAGATCGTCATACCGCCACATCCCAAGCGCAGCGATCAACGTCAAAATCGCACCTGCCGTAATCGCACCGACGCCCACAATGTTCATGATCTCGTCCATCATCGGCTTTCCTCCCTTGCTCCCTGTGATGCAGAATCGGAGTTTGGCTCATCACTATCCGCCAACGGGGGATCAACATCGTGCATCGGCGCATCATCGTCGGAATTATGCGCAAGGAATTCAGCATCCGCCGCTGCGACTTCTGCCGCGGTGAGCACACGGCGCTCCTGATCACTGGTTTTTTTGGCGAAGCGCGCTAACGCAGTGGATCCGATGAAACCGACCACTGCGAGCACGACGAGAAGCGGCATGAGATCTGCTCGGCGAGTAAATGCCGCTGTGACTGCGATAGCTCCGATAAGGACAGAGGTCAGCATATCGACGGCAACGGCGCGGTCTAGCGTTGATGGACCACGAGTGATACGGAACAAAACCGGAACTGCAGACACAACCAACATTGCCCCACAGAGAATAAGAACGTAGGTCATTTCGGCTCCTCCACTGCCATATCGTCAGTCGGTGGTGCGAACGGCGTCGGCAAACGTCCAGCAGTCGTTCGCGCCCCCGGCACAAAACCGGCTGCCAATAGTTCGTTGTGGGAGGCAAAAGCACGCATCACATGTTCCTCTACCAGGAGGACACTGCGGTGTACACCCTCAATGCCTCCGGCTTGGCCGACGTCGAAAACGTGGACATAAAGCATCGACGTCGGCGAGTGGGTATCGATAACGACCGAGCCGGGAACGATCGCCGTCAGCCCAGCGACCATCGCCATCTGCACGTCAGATCCACCGCGCAACTGGACACGGATCACTGCACTTTGGGGACGTTTTCCTTGCAGAATAAACCATGCCAGCTGCAACGATGACACCACGATGTCGCGCAGCACTGAGCACACGAGAATCACCACACCGAGTGGGCGGAAACGGCCATCAAAGTGAGCGGTGGGAAACGGGGTTGCTGTGGTGACGACGAGCGCCACGATGAAGCCAGCCACGACATTCCCTGTCGATGGATCTCCCCAGAGGAAGACCCACACGGCAGTCAGCCCGACGAGTAGTCCCATCGAGGCGTGCGGGAATCGTCCAGGACGACGCGTGGCGTATCGAATTGCGTCACTTGCTTTGCTCATCACTACCCCCTGACTGCGGCGCGTACTGGCCTGCACCGATCCCGCGATCTGGTAAAACAGCCACAATATAGGGCGACCTAGCAAAGAGCCTGCCTGCAGTAGCATCGGAATAACCATTAATCGGACCAGCTGCGAGTGACAGACCAATCGAGATCGCCACCAAGCCCCCAGCTGCTGCGGTCATCAATGGCGGAATGGGCTTCGTTTCAAGTTCTTCGGGTGCATCTTGCCAGAACGTCATATTCCACGCACGGGTCACAGCATAAAGCGTGAGTAACGAGGTGACCAATCCGGCTGCAATCAACACCCAATCGATCCCCCAACCACGGTCAACGCTTGCCCCGATCAGCCCAACTTTGCCGAAAAATCCCGATAGCGGCGGAATACCTGCCAGATTCAATGCAGGAATGAGATAGAGTGCGGCAATTCCGGGAGCCAGTTTGAGTAGCGAGCCGAGCTTCGCCAAGTTGGTACTGCCGCCACGGCGTTCGACAAGACCGACGACGAGGAAGAGGGCCGTTTGCACCGTAATGTGGTGAATCGCGTAGTAAATCGTCGCTCCGATACCGCTCGGTGAAGATGTGGAAATTCCCCAGAGCATGTATCCGATGTGAGAAACGAGCGTGAATGACAGCAGACGCTTAACGTCTTGCTGGGCAACAGCGCCAAGGATCCCGATCACCATCGTGAGGATGGCAAAGACACCCAGGATGTGATCGAGCTGTGGTCCAGGAAAAAGCAATGTTTGGGTGCGGATCATGCCATAGACACCGACCTTGGTCAGCAGACCCGCGAATACCGCAGTCACTGGAGCCGGCGCAGTCGGGTACGAATCAGGCAACCAGGCACCGAGCGGGAAAACCGCTGCCTTGATGCCGAAGCCAACAAGCAGCATCACCTGAATCACTGTGGCGAGCGCGGGATCGATATCAGCGAGCCTCAGTGCCACCTGCGCGAGGTTGACGGTTCCGACCGCAGCATAGACGAGTGCGATTGCCACCAGAAAAACAACAGACGATATCAACGAAACCACCACATAGACGGTTCCTGATCGGACACGATCACGCGTTCCGCCCAGCGTGATCAAGACGAATGAGGCACACAGCAAAATTTCGAAGCCCACATAGATGTTGAATAAATCCCCTGAGAGAAACGCATTCGACACGCCTGCCGAAAGTATCAAGAATGCGGGGTGGTAGACGGCGATTGGAGCTGCGGTTTCGCCGTCGGCAGCACCTTGCGCAAGTGAGTAGATCATGACAACTAACGTCACTGTCACTGACGTCAAGAGCATCAGTGAACTCAGGCCGTCGGCAACCAGCACAATCCCGACGGGGGCAGCCCACTGCCCGATGTTCAGCACGACTGGGCCATTTGCTGCCATCACGACTAACGCGATTGCAACGAGGAGAACAATGGTGAGGACTGTGCCTG encodes:
- a CDS encoding helix-turn-helix transcriptional regulator, which codes for MRNSLITLRKEHGYSQEDLAQLLGVSRQTIISIEKGRFDPSLPLAFAIARVFHLCIEDIFTPDE
- a CDS encoding DUF4235 domain-containing protein; this translates as MNLGWKLISLATGAAAGFVAQKVTDVIWEKGFGKQKPAGDDSDLEKSASQIVMFAVVTAAVNAAVTEAVRRKTQKWYAGRQNTTLEA
- the mnhG gene encoding monovalent cation/H(+) antiporter subunit G, whose product is MMDEIMNIVGVGAITAGAILTLIAALGMWRYDDLLARQHVATKPQVLSLLLYFVGIALVVRSSQITWTMLLVIVFQLVTAPISAHVLARAAYRTGHVRREEYVIDELAEDYEMERR
- a CDS encoding monovalent cation/H+ antiporter complex subunit F, which codes for MTYVLILCGAMLVVSAVPVLFRITRGPSTLDRAVAVDMLTSVLIGAIAVTAAFTRRADLMPLLVVLAVVGFIGSTALARFAKKTSDQERRVLTAAEVAAADAEFLAHNSDDDAPMHDVDPPLADSDEPNSDSASQGAREESR
- a CDS encoding MFS transporter, giving the protein MPKTKMPREIWVLVASAVIVSLGFGIVAPVLTIFASTLGATTFQAGIVVSAFALTRLVFAPVSGCMTTKFGERAMYMLGIGLVGVSSVATGLANDYSHLVLYRGLGGVGSVIFSVAAMSLIFRVAPAGARGRASALYGAGWLVGNIGGPAIGAFITPLGYRAPFFIYAGSLFVAMLLVGVLIRPDAGVSVAPVGRRMLTQRASARAQVRSGVDRSPMSVREAWEDRRFRAVLVSSFAEGWADFGVRVSLVPLLAAAVATQQWVAGGIMTAFAAGNAIALIRAGAWSDFYGRRPLLVFGLAISGIFTFGFGWMSSIWFLIVASFVAGIGAGFVMPSQQGAVADVVGARQGSRVFSTFQQAGDFGQILGPVVAGWIADVAGFGVAFALTGVMLLVSASVWFVTREERANCERD
- a CDS encoding DUF4921 family protein, which translates into the protein MATHMTEPLRRMADGTIKQINPFSGTEVWTVPGRANRPIAHPVENPEPINPDELGHYCIFCKQRVLDTPPEKSRIVPGSHEIIQHAGVNALSQEWQFRRVANLYEILTFDYWAKNYGYQLPRDVQSWMESYLADPAGRAHVTGVLRAKFKDENFEAKTEAELHDAALSLFGGGHDLILARRHFVKGAKDTSQLASSGTLTLEEHEAYFRLTTSAMHDLYRNRYVRYVQVFQNWMKQAGASLDHLHKQLVAIDQRTPNQAYEIERTRENPNYYNEWGVDYAGYQNLTIAENDYAVAIAGFGHRYPTLEIWSKSASCQPWEHSPAELRGVSDLVQAMHAATGPDVPCNEEWFAKPIDSDVDIPWRILIKWRVSTLAGFEGGTKIYVNTIDPWALRDRVVPRLLELRAEGVIASNINIATECQIERNCLKYNRFLQR
- a CDS encoding Na+/H+ antiporter subunit D, yielding MTWDFLIALPVVLPLLGAGVSLVSGKARRHQAWVSGTVLTIVLLVAIALVVMAANGPVVLNIGQWAAPVGIVLVADGLSSLMLLTSVTVTLVVMIYSLAQGAADGETAAPIAVYHPAFLILSAGVSNAFLSGDLFNIYVGFEILLCASFVLITLGGTRDRVRSGTVYVVVSLISSVVFLVAIALVYAAVGTVNLAQVALRLADIDPALATVIQVMLLVGFGIKAAVFPLGAWLPDSYPTAPAPVTAVFAGLLTKVGVYGMIRTQTLLFPGPQLDHILGVFAILTMVIGILGAVAQQDVKRLLSFTLVSHIGYMLWGISTSSPSGIGATIYYAIHHITVQTALFLVVGLVERRGGSTNLAKLGSLLKLAPGIAALYLIPALNLAGIPPLSGFFGKVGLIGASVDRGWGIDWVLIAAGLVTSLLTLYAVTRAWNMTFWQDAPEELETKPIPPLMTAAAGGLVAISIGLSLAAGPINGYSDATAGRLFARSPYIVAVLPDRGIGAGQYAPQSGGSDEQSK
- a CDS encoding ROK family glucokinase → MTYTLGVDIGGTKIAGGVVNEDGEIVAMTRKPTPALDPDSTAGTVVAVIEELRKSYDVEAIGIGCAGFVASDHRKIAFAPNLNWRNEPLADKVEAGVGLPVYLENDANAAAWGEYRYGAGRDHASAVAVTVGTGIGGGIIMDGHLISGSFGLAGEIGHLNMVPDGLQCGCGQLGCWEVYASGNALVRIAKQYALSQLEKGESSHILELAGGDIDAINGLMVTAAAAEGEAGAIDLFHQVGTWLGRGMADLSAILDPQMYIVAGGVSEAGNLLLDPTRAAFLKYLTAANSREVAPIVQAQLGNDAGMIGAADLARGLLA
- a CDS encoding Na+/H+ antiporter subunit E, whose translation is MSKASDAIRYATRRPGRFPHASMGLLVGLTAVWVFLWGDPSTGNVVAGFIVALVVTTATPFPTAHFDGRFRPLGVVILVCSVLRDIVVSSLQLAWFILQGKRPQSAVIRVQLRGGSDVQMAMVAGLTAIVPGSVVIDTHSPTSMLYVHVFDVGQAGGIEGVHRSVLLVEEHVMRAFASHNELLAAGFVPGARTTAGRLPTPFAPPTDDMAVEEPK
- the pyrB gene encoding aspartate carbamoyltransferase, with the protein product MRSIIDIADFTLEEIRQLIATGEEIAANPAAWADRARGKLLATLFFEPSTRTRLSFEAAMARLGGATISVADGGSSGAAKGETVADTARVVGEYADLLTIRHPADGSALVAAEAATVPVVNSGDGGHFHPTQTLTELLTIHREFGRFGHLTVAFAGDLHYSRTVHSLISALSRFEGNRIVAVSPPELALGERTVRHLRANGTEVIEVSSLAEAVSQADVLYMTRIQKERFGDPVMYERLKEVFVLDADVMRYARPDMIVMHPLPRVNEIATDVDSDPRARYFGQTRDGMLIRMALIDFLLRDAEQRPEAEVRPERIREQAPAGDCPNPRCVSRSDRSAVPFAYASPEGPRCGFCDTRL
- a CDS encoding prolyl oligopeptidase family serine peptidase; amino-acid sequence: MDKYLHLEESDSATMEWVETHSTNTLNHFAGEKFDARRDELDAILSASDHLIVATKRGDYAYNFHSDGEHPRGLWRRATWSAYLNYVSPETEPEWDVLLDVDALGRSEGRSWVFRGAQLLRPDYTRALVTLSDGGQDASVTREFDIPSRAFVNPSDSFVKPESKGTMQWYDIDTTVVAADFSSADATDNGPYVTTSGYPISARLWLRGIPLSAAAEIIRGETTDVLVGAHYDTTPGYERLVAYRIPDFRTSIVYVVNPYTLEKTKLALPETAEVSLWHEWALADLRYDWNVNGQTFPAGSLIAVPLEQALSGDITDTHALFTPTPSTSLVGICALHTSLVLTTLDNVSNSLHLATPTSQTWAVTKLDTQLGDFLSISVGAVEPDASDDVWVTASGFTTPTTLFRGTIENGKLQLHKLRSAPARFNADGLEVRQRWVISDDGTKVPYFVIGQASALDGDAPVRTLLDGYGGFEVSRLPGYVATYGKEWLERGGVYAVANIRGGGEFGPSWHQAALREGRHLAYEDFAAVARDLVEAGITTVPQLAAIGGSNGGMLMGNMYTTYPQLFGAIVCRVPLLDMKRFSHLLAGASWMDEYGNPDTADWDYLKAYSPYHNVGDGPHPPILLTTSTRDDRVHPGHARKFMALLKEKGFDALYYENTEGGHAGAADPVQQSLMLALIFSFLDEKLA